A genome region from Meriones unguiculatus strain TT.TT164.6M chromosome 19, Bangor_MerUng_6.1, whole genome shotgun sequence includes the following:
- the Gpx6 gene encoding glutathione peroxidase 6 has translation MAQKFWASCFFPLFFAALAQETLNPQKSKVDCNEGVAGTIFDYGAKTLDGREYIQFQQYAGKHLLFVNVASFCGLTATYPELNKLQEELKQFDVIVLGFPCNQFGKQEPGKNSEILLGLKYVRPGGGYAPNFQLFEKGDVNGGNEQPFYSFLKNACPPTSELLGSPEYLFWQPMKVHDIRWNFEKFLVGSDGVPVMRWFHKTPVRTVQSDIMEYLNQTRTPKGMPYK, from the exons ATGGCCCAGAAGTTCTGGGCTTCCTGTTTCTTCCCACTGTTTTTCGCTGCCTTGGCTCAGGAGACTCTGAATCCTCAGAAGTCGAAG GTGGATTGTAACGAAGGGGTGGCTGGCACCATCTTTGATTATGGAGCCAAGACCTTGGATGGTAGGGAGTACATCCAGTTCCAGCAATACGCAGGAAAGCACCTCCTCTTTGTCAATGTGGCatccttctgtggcctgacagCTACTTATCCTG AACTGAACAAACTGCAGGAGGAGCTGAAGCAGTTCGATGTCATCGTTCTGGGCTTCCCTTGCAACCAGTTTGGAAAACAAGAACCTGgaaagaactcagagatccttcttgGACTCAA ATATGTGCGTCCAGGAGGTGGCTATGCCCCCAACTTCCAGCTCTTTGAGAAGGGCGATGTGAACGGAGGAAATGAACAGCCGTTTTATTCTTTCTTAAAG AATGCCTGCCCTCCCACCTCTGAACTTTTGGGCTCTCCAGAGTATCTCTTCTGGCAACCCATGAAGGTCCATGACATCCGCTGGAACTTCGAGAAGTTCCTGGTGGGGTCCGACGGAGTCCCTGTCATGCGCTGGTTCCACAAGACTCCTGTCAGAACTGTCCAGTCAGACATCATGGAGTACCTAAACCAAACCCGTACCCCGAAGGGCATGCCATACAAATAG